One Natator depressus isolate rNatDep1 chromosome 6, rNatDep2.hap1, whole genome shotgun sequence DNA window includes the following coding sequences:
- the LOC141990146 gene encoding prospero homeobox protein 2-like has translation MNGSCVSEQDGDSSSSGHAGGQKEEPCLQRDSLFSSPSVSIISQLLNQTIANRSLDPNFLFPSLQTTESPQEARDCPSFKEGTPTLASPLCYTPISSFGDTDQFYNEHLRAKRARVESIIRGMSLSPNPITLGTNGERDRERPVEKRSENYRENKRKQKLPQQQSPHVAQLAGRGRSSAKAEECHQLKEQLQVLQQQLRQLQEKFLKVYEFSDSDQSYERMEKTMHLLKGKCGDSLNESRQSATSDQHTTLLRRSISEMEEHKVSEEERRMGDLGELSSEERTFSETLKHELATVVSQTVDTVLKQILSKPSGHLAQLYNSLPISVSDSRREDFATEEYSSRKWLPGASSQNLVNSLTEAHTEALSLVMEKSPDFHAHPISSRIARKPCHVPNMNHPLVMTSQVQEKQILSQLLEYSQNSHWNSSPHRIASSPDWSSQESLDLPWRAVKLKSSVMRHQQYPMSLNTTEMENLTLLPARKAECGELQTVMDGMPFSSVHISFSDH, from the coding sequence ATGAATGGGAGCTGTGTCTCTGAGCAGGATGGAGATAGCTCGAGTTCAGGACACGCAGGTGGGCAGAAAGAAGAGCCCTGTCTCCAAAGAGACTCGTTGTTCTCTTCCCCCAGTGTGTCCATCATATCACAACTCCTCAACCAGACAATCGCTAACAGGAGCCTGGATCCAAACTTCCTTTTCCCTTCCTTGCAGACAACGGAATCACCCCAGGAAGCCAGGGACTGCCCATCTTTTAAGGAAGGGACACCAACCCTGGCCTCCCCTCTGTGCTATACTCCAATCTCCAGTTTTGGTGACACAGACCAGTTCTATAATGAACACTTACGAGCTAAGAGGGCCAGAGTGGAAAGCATTATCCGAGGTATGAGCCTCTCACCAAACCCTATCACACTTGGTACCAAtggggaaagagacagagaacGCCCTGTGGAGAAAAGAAGTGAGAACTACAGGGAGAACAAGAGAAAGCAGAAGCTTCCCCAGCAGCAAAGCCCACATGTAGCACAGCttgcaggaagaggcaggagcaGTGCCAAGGCAGAGGAGTGCCACCAACTGAAGGAACAGCTTCAAGTTTTGCAGCAACAGCTGAGGCAGCTTCAAGAGAAATTCTTGAAGGTTTATGAGTTCAGTGATTCAGATCAAAGCTATGAACGGATGGAGAAGACTATGCACTTACTGAAGGGGAAGTGTGGAGACAGTCTAAATGAAAGCCGTCAGTCTGCTACCAGTGACCAACACACAACTCTTCTTCGGAGGAGCATCTCAGAGATGGAAGAACACAAAGTGTCAGAAGAAGAAAGGAGAATGGGGGATCTGGGTGAACTGTCCTCTGAAGAAAGAACCTTTTCTGAGACATTAAAGCATGAGCTAGCCACAGTGGTATCTCAGACGGTGGACAcggttttaaaacaaatattgtcCAAGCCATCAGGCCATCTGGCTCAGCTGTACAACAGCCTCCCAATCTCAGTGTCAGACAGCAGAAGAGAGGATTTTGCCACTGAGGAATACTCCAGCAGAAAATGGCTTCCTGGGGCTTCCTCCCAAAATTTGGTAAACTCACTGACTGAAGCCCACACAGAGGCCTTGTCGCTAGTCATGGAGAAGTCTCCAGACTTTCATGCTCACCCAATCAGTTCAAGAATAGCTAGAAAACCCTGCCATGTGCCTAACATGAATCATCCCTTGGTCATGACTTCTCAAGTTCAAGAAAAACAGATTCTTAGCCAGCTACTAGAGTACAGTCAAAATAGCCATTGGAACAGCAGTCCTCACAGAATTGCCTCTTCCCCAGACTGGTCTTCTCAAGAGTCCCTAGATCTACCTTGGAGAGCAGTCAAATTGAAGTCATCAGTCATGAGACACCAGCAATATCCAATGTCCCTTAACACCACTGAAATGGAAAATTTGACTCTTCTTCCAGCCAGGAAGGCAGAATGTGGAGAGCTGCAGACTGTGATGGATGGGATGCCCTTCTCCTCAGTCCATATATCCTTTAGTGACCATTAA